A region of Ignatzschineria larvae DSM 13226 DNA encodes the following proteins:
- a CDS encoding DUF2798 domain-containing protein has product MSHPSDRYKLPPQALHILVPLFLSCSMSCIVSLVSTLMSVGFSGFVFIEWLGAWMFSWLIAFPSVLILLPIVRKLAMFFIKKTL; this is encoded by the coding sequence ATGTCCCATCCTTCTGATCGCTACAAACTGCCTCCGCAAGCACTCCATATTTTAGTACCGCTATTTCTCTCCTGTAGTATGTCCTGTATTGTCTCATTAGTGAGTACACTGATGAGTGTCGGCTTCTCAGGATTTGTCTTTATAGAATGGTTAGGTGCTTGGATGTTCTCTTGGCTCATCGCCTTTCCTTCGGTGCTAATTTTACTACCTATCGTCCGCAAATTAGCGATGTTTTTTATCAAAAAAACATTATAA
- the pnp gene encoding polyribonucleotide nucleotidyltransferase yields MKLEPIVQEFTYGGRKVTIETAEIARQATAAVMVDMEGTTVFVSVVAAKSADPGRDFFPLTVDYQEKTYAAGKIPGGFFRREGRPSEQEILISRLIDRPIRPLFHEAFTNEVQIVAMVVSINPEISTDIVAMIGASAALSIAKLPYNGPLGAARVGYKNGQYIINPTRTELETSDLDLVVAGTENAVLMVESEANLLSEEVMLGAVMFGHNEFQVVIENIKALADKVGNDPFPFEAPEANIALQTAVSDIARKDLEAAFKITVKQDRGAAINAAKEKAIEALVSDDEDSFTAAEVSAEIGRISADIVRGQIIAGEPRIDGRDTKTVRPIVSRVGVLKRTHGSALFTRGETQAMVVATLGTERDAQIIDALSGEYKESFMLHYNFPPYSVGETGRVGSPKRREIGHGNLAKRGVAAVLPNMDEYPYTIRVVSEITESNGSSSMASVCGSSLALMDAGVPLKAPVAGIAMGLIKEGEQYAVLTDILGDEDHLGDMDFKVAGTKEGITALQMDIKIDGITKEIMDTALSQAKVARLHILDEMNKVISESRDSISEFAPRITTIRINPDKIRDVIGKGGVTIRAIMEETGAIIEIEDSGEVRISAVNNDQAEAAKKRIEEITSDIEIGSVYEAPVVRLMDFGAFVNLRPGQDGMVHVSQIPSEERISNVGDHLAVGQVVKVKVLEIDRQGRIRLTMKDVE; encoded by the coding sequence ATGAAATTAGAACCAATCGTACAAGAATTTACCTATGGTGGTCGTAAGGTTACGATCGAAACTGCGGAAATCGCGCGTCAAGCAACCGCTGCGGTTATGGTGGATATGGAAGGCACAACCGTATTTGTCTCTGTTGTAGCTGCAAAAAGCGCAGATCCTGGTCGCGACTTCTTTCCATTAACAGTGGATTATCAAGAAAAAACCTATGCAGCCGGTAAAATCCCGGGTGGCTTCTTCCGTCGTGAAGGGCGTCCGTCTGAGCAAGAGATCTTAATCTCACGTCTGATCGATCGTCCTATCCGCCCACTATTCCACGAAGCATTCACCAATGAAGTGCAAATCGTGGCGATGGTTGTATCAATCAACCCAGAAATTAGTACAGATATCGTGGCTATGATCGGTGCATCGGCGGCTCTTTCTATCGCAAAATTACCTTACAATGGCCCATTAGGTGCTGCGCGCGTTGGTTATAAAAATGGTCAATATATCATTAACCCAACACGTACAGAGCTAGAGACGTCTGATCTTGATTTAGTGGTGGCCGGTACTGAAAATGCAGTATTGATGGTGGAATCTGAAGCGAATCTTTTAAGTGAAGAAGTGATGCTCGGCGCTGTGATGTTTGGTCATAACGAATTCCAAGTGGTGATCGAAAATATCAAAGCGCTTGCAGATAAAGTGGGTAATGATCCATTCCCATTTGAAGCGCCTGAGGCAAATATTGCGCTACAAACTGCAGTATCAGATATTGCGCGTAAAGATTTAGAAGCGGCATTCAAAATTACCGTTAAACAAGATCGTGGTGCGGCTATTAATGCAGCAAAAGAGAAAGCGATTGAAGCCCTAGTTTCTGATGATGAAGATAGTTTTACAGCAGCAGAAGTCTCGGCTGAAATTGGCCGTATTAGCGCGGATATCGTTCGTGGTCAAATTATTGCCGGCGAGCCACGTATCGATGGTCGTGATACTAAAACGGTTCGTCCTATCGTATCGCGCGTTGGTGTATTAAAACGCACTCATGGTTCTGCACTCTTCACTCGTGGTGAAACGCAAGCAATGGTGGTCGCAACATTAGGTACTGAGCGTGATGCACAAATTATCGATGCGCTTTCAGGTGAGTATAAAGAGAGCTTTATGCTGCACTATAACTTCCCTCCATATTCAGTAGGTGAAACAGGGCGTGTAGGTTCACCAAAACGCCGTGAAATTGGTCATGGTAACTTGGCAAAACGCGGTGTTGCTGCGGTATTACCGAATATGGATGAGTACCCATACACGATTCGTGTTGTCTCTGAAATCACAGAATCCAATGGCTCAAGCTCAATGGCCTCAGTCTGCGGGAGCTCACTTGCGCTTATGGATGCCGGTGTACCTTTAAAAGCACCTGTTGCCGGTATTGCGATGGGGCTTATTAAAGAAGGCGAACAATACGCTGTATTGACCGATATTCTTGGTGATGAAGATCATCTTGGCGATATGGACTTTAAAGTCGCTGGAACAAAAGAGGGTATTACAGCGCTTCAGATGGATATCAAGATTGATGGCATCACAAAAGAGATTATGGATACTGCATTGTCACAAGCTAAAGTGGCAAGATTGCATATTCTCGATGAGATGAATAAAGTGATCAGTGAATCACGGGATTCAATCTCTGAATTTGCACCACGCATCACGACTATTCGTATCAATCCGGATAAGATTCGGGATGTGATCGGTAAAGGCGGCGTAACAATTCGTGCTATTATGGAAGAAACGGGTGCTATTATCGAAATCGAAGATAGTGGTGAAGTGCGTATCTCTGCAGTGAATAATGATCAAGCAGAAGCTGCGAAAAAACGTATCGAAGAGATTACCTCTGATATCGAAATCGGTTCAGTATATGAAGCGCCGGTTGTTCGTCTCATGGACTTCGGTGCATTTGTAAATCTTCGCCCTGGTCAAGATGGTATGGTTCACGTATCACAAATCCCTTCAGAAGAGCGTATCTCTAATGTCGGCGACCATTTAGCGGTAGGTCAAGTAGTGAAAGTAAAAGTACTTGAGATTGACCGTCAAGGCCGTATCCGTTTAACAATGAAAGATGTTGAGTAA
- a CDS encoding LysR family transcriptional regulator has translation MNARHLEAFYAVMLCGSISRAADMLNISQPAVSKTIKHAEMRLGYPLFERVRGKLIPTKEGLILYDKAKTVYEELSGFQAIAENLAEKPQGDLSIGCLPSLGLSLIPEVTAEFIRLHPQGNIEVSTYHTTELLRLLNSYQLDFAISFKPLKEQGISSIPIAKVPLVYLDASPIDGDQMPVEAIDESRWINPGADSLSMLIHQYRTFKTPQLNVHTYYMAAEFVKRGIGCTISDIFSAMEVLPLSMIHPLSEPLMLDLCIMHQAERPLRKIAQDYQRLLHRFLQKRLKEHNQKLYQSR, from the coding sequence ATGAATGCGCGCCATTTAGAGGCTTTTTACGCAGTAATGCTGTGCGGATCTATTTCAAGAGCCGCGGATATGCTCAATATCTCGCAACCTGCGGTGAGTAAAACGATTAAGCATGCGGAGATGCGCTTGGGCTATCCTCTTTTTGAACGTGTACGGGGGAAGTTAATTCCGACTAAAGAGGGGCTGATTCTCTACGATAAAGCCAAAACGGTTTATGAGGAATTGAGTGGTTTTCAAGCCATTGCTGAGAATCTAGCTGAAAAACCTCAGGGCGATCTTTCGATTGGCTGTTTGCCGAGCCTAGGATTAAGTTTAATCCCAGAAGTGACTGCTGAATTTATCCGATTACACCCTCAGGGTAATATTGAGGTGAGTACCTATCATACAACCGAATTATTACGTTTACTCAATAGCTATCAGCTCGATTTCGCTATTAGCTTTAAGCCGCTTAAAGAGCAGGGAATCTCATCGATTCCGATCGCTAAGGTACCACTTGTGTATCTTGATGCTTCTCCTATTGATGGCGATCAGATGCCGGTAGAAGCGATTGATGAATCGCGTTGGATCAATCCTGGTGCAGATTCTCTTTCGATGTTAATTCACCAATATCGCACCTTTAAAACGCCGCAGCTGAATGTGCATACTTATTATATGGCGGCAGAATTTGTAAAACGGGGGATTGGTTGCACGATTAGTGATATCTTTTCGGCGATGGAAGTTCTGCCGTTATCGATGATTCATCCATTGTCGGAGCCTTTGATGTTGGATCTCTGTATTATGCACCAAGCAGAGCGTCCCTTGCGTAAAATTGCCCAAGATTATCAGCGACTACTGCATCGCTTTTTACAGAAGCGGCTTAAAGAGCATAACCAAAAGTTATACCAATCACGATAA
- the rpsO gene encoding 30S ribosomal protein S15 — protein MLSVEKKAEIVKDFGRGANDTGSPEVQVALLTFNINALQAHFAVNKKDHHSRRGLLQMVNKRRKLLTYLKSKDLGRYQDLIDRLSLRR, from the coding sequence ATGTTATCAGTTGAGAAAAAAGCAGAGATCGTTAAAGATTTTGGTCGTGGCGCAAACGACACAGGTTCACCAGAAGTGCAAGTTGCACTTTTAACATTCAATATTAATGCACTTCAAGCGCATTTTGCTGTGAATAAGAAAGATCATCACTCACGTCGTGGTCTTCTTCAAATGGTAAACAAACGTCGTAAATTGCTCACCTACTTAAAATCAAAAGATCTAGGTCGTTATCAAGATCTTATCGATCGTTTATCATTACGTCGTTAA
- a CDS encoding RsiV family protein, with product MKKRILSLLLPIFFNTPFALQAQIVSPYTIAQYQEEACLSNQQNEDECSIIDLSLPIYKDQPWLNTYIVHNLVGNSQFQIDQPIEIQIKQFLSRAIADMIEYDAEYDSIETQFLGQTITPKGHFQHFFALVNSNETYFKGAAHGNSEQTLYLLDTETQKIVPLKALLIDTAAEKKLAKLQYSALQQLFKTLDIDIQEHFAENTWQFIPSTNFIPSKAGLTFLYNPYEIAPYALGTIEITVPKEALKGIIKAPFLEMIERWEAP from the coding sequence ATGAAAAAAAGAATTCTCTCACTATTACTCCCAATATTCTTCAATACCCCCTTCGCTCTCCAAGCGCAGATTGTGTCTCCTTACACCATAGCGCAATATCAAGAGGAAGCATGTCTTTCTAATCAGCAGAATGAGGATGAGTGCTCAATCATCGATTTATCGCTCCCTATTTACAAAGATCAACCTTGGCTTAATACTTATATTGTCCATAATCTAGTTGGGAATTCTCAGTTTCAGATCGATCAGCCGATTGAAATACAGATCAAGCAATTCTTGAGCAGAGCCATTGCCGATATGATTGAGTATGATGCTGAATATGACTCGATAGAGACGCAATTTTTGGGGCAAACGATTACCCCTAAAGGTCATTTTCAACACTTTTTTGCACTTGTGAATAGCAATGAAACCTACTTTAAAGGCGCAGCCCATGGTAATAGCGAACAAACGCTCTATCTCCTAGATACCGAAACTCAGAAAATCGTGCCACTTAAGGCATTACTAATAGATACTGCTGCCGAAAAAAAATTAGCGAAATTACAATATAGTGCGCTACAACAACTCTTTAAAACACTCGATATTGATATTCAAGAGCACTTTGCAGAGAATACTTGGCAATTTATACCCTCCACAAACTTTATCCCTAGCAAAGCAGGATTAACCTTTTTATATAATCCTTATGAAATAGCGCCTTATGCACTCGGCACTATTGAAATCACGGTGCCTAAAGAAGCGCTAAAAGGCATTATTAAAGCGCCATTTCTAGAGATGATTGAGCGGTGGGAAGCCCCATAG
- a CDS encoding ABC transporter permease, translated as MEQRVTETAVKQHYFSLLFREIRVIFRAKPLAFALFCYPLLVVLFFTYLFQQGVIERAPITVVDMDRSVASREVIQKMAAKPEILIAKRDNSLFDAKQALLSGEVYGILFIPSDFEKNLLSNNSPEITTFYNQQYMSVGSTLNKGFMQTLAAIIAEYQTDTMLKQGVARKIAEQQLSPIKLETHPVFNPTLNYVYTLVNGVVPTLLQILIMMTMVYTVARDKYKAGGLAVPLAMANGSFMRYIINKTLPYLLWFVIVHMILDAVLILFFGLPVRGSLTILYVGTVIFIFTAQLWAMFFTLWLPQKVINYGAASSFSSPAFGFVGLFFPRIAMSWYAIAWGAVLPITWYSEIRQDQTLRGHELPYNLEPILWMVIIGIVIYLLVALRMHLLKKGAKRV; from the coding sequence ATGGAACAACGTGTTACAGAAACGGCTGTTAAACAGCACTATTTTTCGCTGCTCTTTCGGGAGATACGCGTCATTTTTCGCGCAAAGCCCTTGGCTTTTGCGCTCTTCTGTTACCCCTTGCTGGTTGTGCTCTTTTTTACATATCTCTTTCAACAAGGTGTGATCGAGAGAGCGCCGATCACAGTCGTGGATATGGATCGAAGTGTCGCATCGAGAGAAGTGATTCAGAAGATGGCTGCTAAGCCTGAAATTCTCATTGCTAAACGGGATAACTCGCTTTTTGATGCCAAGCAGGCGCTACTTTCCGGCGAAGTCTACGGAATTCTCTTTATTCCAAGCGATTTTGAAAAGAATCTATTAAGCAATAATTCACCCGAGATTACGACCTTCTATAATCAACAATATATGTCTGTTGGCAGTACGTTGAATAAAGGTTTTATGCAGACTTTAGCAGCAATTATTGCAGAGTATCAGACGGATACCATGCTTAAGCAAGGGGTTGCGCGTAAAATCGCAGAGCAACAACTCTCACCGATTAAGCTTGAAACGCATCCTGTCTTTAATCCCACGCTCAACTATGTTTATACCTTAGTCAATGGTGTTGTGCCGACGCTGTTGCAAATCTTAATTATGATGACAATGGTCTACACTGTCGCGCGGGATAAATATAAGGCCGGCGGTCTTGCCGTACCGCTTGCGATGGCTAATGGTTCTTTTATGCGCTATATCATCAATAAGACACTCCCTTATCTCTTATGGTTTGTGATTGTTCATATGATCCTTGATGCGGTGCTAATTCTCTTCTTTGGTCTTCCCGTACGTGGCTCATTAACAATTCTCTATGTGGGAACGGTGATCTTTATCTTTACCGCACAGTTATGGGCGATGTTTTTCACGCTTTGGTTACCGCAAAAAGTCATTAACTATGGTGCTGCAAGTAGTTTTTCTTCACCTGCATTCGGGTTTGTTGGGCTCTTCTTCCCAAGAATCGCGATGAGCTGGTATGCCATTGCTTGGGGGGCTGTTTTACCGATTACTTGGTATTCAGAGATCCGGCAGGATCAGACGCTTCGAGGTCATGAATTACCTTATAACTTAGAGCCTATTCTATGGATGGTGATTATTGGTATTGTGATCTATCTTTTGGTGGCGCTACGGATGCACCTACTCAAAAAGGGAGCAAAACGTGTTTAA
- a CDS encoding JmjC domain-containing protein encodes MTQDKPLSFLGGLTAREFLTEYWQKKPLFIKNAFPDFEDPIDADEIAGLALEPFIPSRFIFESGGERPWQLKMGPAVEDDFASLKDKKWMLVINDVEKNLPELKAMTAPFQFIPNWRLDDLQVSLGEDGGNVGAHWDDYDVFLIQGMGKKRWQISYAPVSEDDFVDGVDIRLIENFKADEEWIVEPGDMLYLPPRIGHYGVNIGRSVTWSVGFRAPKHREMFRDFIEMQFDKIAEDARFSDPTLPVSSEYGHLTDDAIDRVMAVLQESLTHNREMVSEWFGAFITEPKMFQAPEPLDEPMDEESLVEFLDDGGALEVHPGITLLHREINDAIYLFAAGKSYSLPKSEKALVTYIVNSEFLEYEALEEALSSDVAKQFLVQLVNDGILLCEDEEMAEGADWDDEEDEA; translated from the coding sequence ATGACACAAGATAAACCCCTTTCATTCTTAGGTGGCTTGACTGCTCGAGAATTTTTAACTGAATACTGGCAGAAGAAACCCCTCTTTATTAAAAATGCATTTCCTGATTTTGAAGATCCGATTGATGCTGATGAGATTGCCGGGTTAGCGTTAGAGCCTTTTATCCCCTCTCGTTTTATCTTTGAATCAGGGGGAGAGCGCCCATGGCAATTGAAGATGGGGCCGGCTGTAGAGGATGATTTTGCGTCCCTTAAAGATAAGAAATGGATGCTCGTGATTAATGATGTGGAGAAGAATCTACCGGAATTAAAAGCGATGACTGCGCCGTTTCAATTTATTCCCAATTGGCGTTTAGATGATCTACAAGTGAGCCTTGGGGAAGATGGGGGCAATGTCGGTGCCCATTGGGATGATTATGATGTCTTCTTGATTCAAGGAATGGGAAAGAAGCGTTGGCAGATTAGCTATGCGCCGGTCTCCGAAGATGACTTTGTCGATGGTGTGGATATCCGTCTGATTGAGAATTTCAAAGCGGATGAAGAGTGGATTGTGGAGCCTGGCGATATGCTCTATCTACCCCCGAGAATTGGTCATTACGGCGTGAATATTGGTCGCAGTGTAACCTGGTCTGTGGGCTTTCGCGCACCGAAGCATCGGGAGATGTTCCGCGATTTTATCGAAATGCAGTTTGATAAGATTGCTGAGGATGCCCGTTTTAGCGATCCTACGCTGCCGGTCTCTTCAGAATATGGTCATTTAACAGATGATGCGATTGATCGAGTGATGGCGGTATTACAAGAGAGCTTAACCCATAATCGGGAGATGGTGAGTGAATGGTTTGGGGCTTTCATTACTGAACCTAAGATGTTTCAAGCGCCGGAGCCCCTCGATGAGCCGATGGATGAAGAATCACTCGTTGAGTTCTTAGATGATGGCGGCGCGCTTGAAGTACATCCCGGCATTACACTGTTACATCGTGAGATCAATGATGCAATCTATCTCTTTGCTGCCGGTAAATCGTACTCACTACCGAAGTCAGAAAAGGCGCTTGTCACCTACATTGTGAATTCAGAATTTTTGGAATATGAAGCACTTGAAGAGGCTTTAAGCTCTGATGTTGCCAAGCAATTTCTGGTGCAGTTAGTGAATGATGGCATTTTACTCTGCGAAGATGAAGAGATGGCCGAAGGTGCTGATTGGGATGATGAGGAGGACGAAGCATAA
- a CDS encoding DUF192 domain-containing protein, translated as MGLSEIQKSIKLWKRTLLLAVVGTLGLLIVTNNFAIGQQAVTQSPDLVAFQQNRAGIVKPSFGLSPISGLREGEMIVGGQPILVELALDGYAQAKGLMYRESMPEDRGMLFMFPATQPLSFWMKNTLIPLDIIYIAENGEIVDIVTAEPCKSAHCPSYPSKAPGKYVLELNAGMAEKLGLQAGDNLNRQWN; from the coding sequence ATGGGACTATCAGAGATACAAAAATCGATCAAGCTGTGGAAACGGACATTACTACTGGCGGTGGTTGGCACATTAGGGCTATTAATAGTCACTAATAACTTTGCCATTGGCCAACAAGCGGTGACACAGAGTCCTGATCTAGTGGCCTTCCAACAAAATCGTGCGGGTATTGTCAAACCAAGCTTTGGCTTATCACCTATTTCTGGGTTACGGGAAGGGGAGATGATTGTCGGTGGGCAACCTATTTTAGTGGAGTTAGCGCTAGATGGCTATGCACAGGCTAAAGGCTTGATGTATCGAGAATCAATGCCGGAAGATCGGGGAATGCTCTTTATGTTTCCAGCCACGCAGCCACTCTCTTTTTGGATGAAAAATACGCTGATTCCATTAGATATTATCTATATTGCCGAAAATGGCGAGATTGTCGATATCGTAACTGCTGAGCCTTGCAAGAGTGCTCATTGTCCATCTTATCCCTCAAAAGCGCCGGGGAAGTATGTGCTTGAACTTAATGCCGGTATGGCTGAAAAGCTTGGATTACAAGCAGGCGATAATTTAAATAGGCAATGGAATTAG
- a CDS encoding histidine phosphatase family protein: MKKITIYRHAESETNIGGISKPNAEISITDEGQQKAKILAQSIVEKPTKIYISEFIRTKQSAKPLCTKFNLEPQPLAQLNEFNTISFELVEGLTGEQRVPLTRKYWVESDPNARFGKGAETFNEFAKRVIDFTQVLKTLEDGSIIFCHGMWMSYFLWSQLGKGKENNRYVMRNFFRFHQSIKIGNLEPLTVLIQGDELFIKLR, encoded by the coding sequence ATGAAGAAAATTACGATATATAGACATGCAGAGAGTGAAACAAATATTGGCGGTATCAGTAAACCTAATGCAGAGATATCAATTACAGATGAAGGTCAACAAAAAGCGAAAATTTTGGCTCAGTCAATTGTTGAAAAGCCAACAAAGATTTATATATCCGAGTTTATACGAACAAAACAATCAGCGAAGCCATTATGCACTAAATTCAATCTAGAGCCTCAGCCTTTAGCGCAATTAAATGAATTCAATACAATTAGTTTTGAGTTAGTAGAAGGATTAACAGGTGAGCAGAGAGTGCCGTTAACTCGTAAATACTGGGTTGAATCCGATCCAAATGCCCGATTTGGGAAGGGTGCGGAGACGTTTAATGAGTTTGCTAAACGCGTTATTGACTTTACCCAGGTGCTCAAAACACTTGAAGATGGAAGTATTATCTTTTGTCATGGTATGTGGATGAGTTATTTTTTATGGAGCCAGCTAGGTAAAGGAAAAGAGAATAACCGATATGTAATGCGGAACTTTTTCCGATTCCATCAGAGTATTAAAATTGGTAATTTAGAGCCATTAACTGTTCTTATTCAAGGCGATGAACTTTTTATAAAATTGCGTTAA
- a CDS encoding D-amino acid dehydrogenase gives MAKYITIVGGGVIGLSTALALILKGAHVTLLDAEDGVGQGASFANGGQLSYRYVSPLADRGVIWQGIKWMGRISSPLNMRLQPSLTQWRWLLQFMRACNRRQHQITEAHLLRLSLYSQSILTHWRREVLTQDFHWQRSGKLILHRSAPDFTHAKENIDPEFQQILNADEVCELEPALIDIHSDIQGGIYAPFDETADSYTYCLSLLDYLQRSSQFTLVTDCKVNQLVAREGRVVALQTSQGEILVKHLVICAGNESRALVKPLKIDLPIYPLKGYSLTLENAESQFAAQTIPTLSVTDYAHKTVYAQLGDRLRIAAMVDIGYDKNGIRTRRIDALKTQVQATFPEIKGLDQARAWSGLRPATPKGSPILGRTQYRNLWLNVGHGSLGFTLAAGSANIVADLITDFRSSINLEGLSTSL, from the coding sequence ATGGCAAAATATATCACTATTGTAGGTGGAGGAGTAATTGGCCTATCGACAGCATTAGCGCTCATTCTAAAAGGGGCGCATGTGACGCTCTTAGATGCTGAAGATGGCGTTGGGCAAGGCGCAAGCTTTGCTAACGGGGGTCAACTAAGTTATCGGTATGTTTCACCCTTAGCCGATCGGGGCGTGATTTGGCAAGGGATTAAGTGGATGGGGAGGATTAGCTCCCCACTTAATATGCGGCTACAACCCTCGCTCACTCAGTGGCGTTGGTTATTGCAATTTATGCGCGCTTGCAATAGGCGACAACATCAGATCACAGAGGCTCACCTCTTACGGTTATCGCTCTATAGTCAATCGATTTTAACTCACTGGCGCCGAGAGGTTTTGACACAGGATTTTCATTGGCAACGTTCTGGAAAATTGATTCTTCATCGTAGTGCACCTGATTTCACGCATGCGAAGGAGAACATCGATCCTGAATTTCAACAGATTTTAAATGCCGATGAGGTATGTGAATTAGAACCGGCATTAATAGATATTCATTCTGATATTCAAGGCGGAATCTATGCCCCTTTTGATGAAACAGCAGATTCTTACACTTACTGCCTATCGCTCTTAGATTATCTACAGCGCTCTTCACAATTTACTTTAGTGACGGATTGCAAGGTGAATCAGTTAGTCGCGCGAGAAGGGCGGGTTGTTGCATTGCAAACGTCTCAAGGGGAGATACTAGTGAAACACCTAGTGATCTGTGCCGGCAATGAGAGTCGAGCGTTAGTCAAACCTCTGAAGATTGATCTACCGATCTATCCGCTAAAAGGCTACAGCTTAACACTTGAAAATGCTGAATCCCAATTTGCAGCGCAAACCATCCCCACCTTAAGCGTGACCGATTATGCCCATAAAACCGTTTATGCACAATTAGGGGATCGATTACGTATTGCCGCAATGGTGGATATCGGATATGACAAGAATGGCATTAGAACTCGGCGAATAGATGCCCTTAAAACGCAGGTTCAAGCAACGTTTCCCGAAATTAAAGGATTAGATCAGGCGCGAGCTTGGAGCGGTCTACGTCCTGCAACGCCGAAAGGATCCCCTATTTTAGGGCGAACTCAATATCGCAATTTATGGTTGAATGTCGGCCATGGTAGCTTAGGATTTACCTTAGCTGCCGGCAGCGCTAATATTGTTGCGGACTTAATTACTGATTTTCGTTCGAGTATTAATTTAGAAGGTTTATCCACTTCATTATGA
- a CDS encoding HlyD family secretion protein codes for MQNIKKTVAILVGIIVLLIVTLYYISNHRPELVFQGEVAANRVDISVRVQGRATELHAELGDKIKKGDLLLKLESPALEKQLATAQAQYNVSVANRDVVYSTRPETIEAMRAQYEKAEADLALAKSNLERMEQAAPKGGISQQNLDVARNSFSAAVDAASAAKANYELAVNGSSIEQKRLADAQVDQALAALNQVKNDYETLTVYSPANGQVTVRVAEVGQLYNPGTPLYSIVNMDDLWLTFNIREDYLNYAAVGDHFNIYVPALKKSIDVYIQAINPLGQFANWQATKATGDFDLRTFEVRARPVNKDEGLLPGMSVIADWKSRRHVQ; via the coding sequence ATGCAAAATATCAAAAAAACTGTCGCAATTTTGGTGGGAATTATTGTCCTACTTATTGTTACGCTCTACTATATCTCTAATCATCGACCAGAGCTTGTCTTCCAAGGGGAAGTCGCGGCAAACCGTGTCGATATTTCTGTGCGAGTACAAGGTCGTGCTACGGAATTACATGCTGAATTAGGGGATAAAATTAAGAAGGGGGATCTCCTTCTAAAACTAGAAAGCCCTGCACTTGAGAAGCAACTAGCCACGGCACAAGCGCAATATAATGTGTCAGTTGCTAATCGTGATGTGGTCTATAGTACTCGCCCTGAAACGATTGAAGCGATGCGTGCACAATATGAAAAGGCGGAAGCGGACCTTGCACTTGCGAAAAGTAACCTTGAACGAATGGAGCAAGCAGCGCCCAAAGGTGGGATTTCCCAACAAAACTTAGATGTTGCACGAAACTCTTTTAGTGCCGCAGTAGATGCCGCATCTGCTGCAAAAGCAAATTATGAACTAGCTGTGAATGGTAGTAGTATTGAACAGAAGCGTTTAGCGGATGCTCAGGTAGATCAAGCACTTGCGGCTCTTAATCAAGTTAAAAATGATTATGAAACTCTAACGGTCTATTCACCGGCAAATGGGCAGGTGACTGTACGAGTCGCCGAAGTAGGACAACTCTATAACCCAGGAACACCGCTCTATTCGATTGTGAATATGGATGATTTATGGTTAACCTTCAATATTCGGGAAGATTATCTCAATTATGCGGCGGTGGGCGATCATTTTAATATCTATGTGCCGGCACTTAAAAAGAGTATCGATGTCTATATTCAAGCGATCAATCCTTTAGGACAGTTTGCGAACTGGCAGGCGACAAAAGCAACCGGCGATTTCGATCTACGGACTTTTGAAGTGCGTGCAAGACCTGTGAATAAAGATGAAGGCCTATTGCCGGGCATGAGCGTGATTGCTGATTGGAAATCACGTCGTCACGTTCAATAG